The sequence below is a genomic window from Acidobacteriota bacterium.
ACGAGGAGAGCCACACGGCGTCAGTGTGGGCGAGGCGCGTGTCGGGCGCTGTGGGTCTTGCGCTGCAGGTGCGCAACCCCTCCACGGGAGACTGGCAGACGCTCGCTGCGATCGGCGCGGGCGACAGCGTGCCGGACTACGCGCAGCTCTCCGGGCGCTTCGAGTCGCTCGGCGTGGACGTGGAGTTTCGCGTAACCGGCGTGCTCGCCGGTACGACGACGACGGGTGAGTGGTACATCGACGATGCGAGTCTGGAGGAGGACATGGCCGCCAAGAGACGGGAGATAGAGGCGGCGATCGCCTCGACGCTGGAGGGGATCACGACCGCGGCAGGCTACTCGACGACCGTGCAGACGGTGCAGCGCGGCCTGCGTGGCGATCCGGCGAAGCTGGACATGCCGACGCTGCTTGTCTTCTGGGATGGCCCGGAGAGCAAGGAGGTCGCGGCACTGCACCGCAAGCGCGGCACGGTGCATTTCACCGTGCGCTGTGCGATGCGCTCTGAGGGCGATGCCGGCCGTGACGCGATACAGGATCTCGCCGGCGACGTGGAGACGATCCTCGAGACGCAGACGGACGGAAAGTATATCGGACTCGGGTACATCGACGATCTGTACGTATCGGAGATCGACCCGTGGGAAGCGGGTGTCGATGGGCACCCCGAGCTGAATGTGATCGACGTGCTCGTGACGGTGGTCTACGAGCACAACAGGACGGCGCCATGAAGCGGATCGTATGGAGTGGACAGGGTAGAATCGGACTGTGGGACGGGCGCTACCTCGAGCCTGGAGTCGCGATCGAGGTCGAGGACGAGCGCGCGGAAGAGCTGCTGGCGCGCGACAGCCGGTGGGCTGAGGCCGACACGCGGAGGCCCGCCGGGCGCAAGAAAGGGGATGACTGATGCCTTACGATATCTTTGCCGGATGGGGCGAGCAGGCCGCCTATGGGACCGCCGTCGCGCGTGCCCAGTTTGCCCGCGTGTACGACGGCTCCGCGGTGACGCACAAGCACCCGGGTGATCCGCACACGTACCTCGGCCGCGCCGACCCGGAGACGATCCACTACGGGCTGGAATACGGCGAGTGGACGCTCGAGCCTGTGCCGGTGTACGACGGCATCGGCAAGCTCTTCAAGCACGCCCTCGGGTCTGTCACCGACGCCGGCGCCGGTCCGTACACGCACACGCACAGCCTGGCTGACTCGCTGCCGGCGAACGGCTTGAGCATCGAGCTGCACAAGGGTCTCGATCCGGCGGGTGCCGAGTCGAAGCTCATCACCGGCGGCAAGATCAACGAGTTCGCATTTGAGGCGTCGGTCGGCGAAGAGCTGAAAATCCGTTTCGGCGGTATCGGCCAAAAGGCTACGATCGTCGCCAAAACGGCCAGCCCGACTTATCCGGACTACGACAACGACATCGTAAAGGTGTCGCAAATCTCTGTCCAGATCGACGGCGCAACGACGAACGTCACGGGTATTTCCGTGTCGCTGAACAACAACCTCCGCACCGACCGCGGCTTCCTCGGCTCGCAGTACATCGCCGAGCCGACGCGCGCCGGCAATCGCGAGATCACCGGCCAGGTTGATAAGGAGTGGGAGGACGCGACGCTCTATAACAAATTCCTGTCTGGCGCCACGGCCACGCTGCTCATCACGTGCACCGGCAGCGGCAGCAACAAACTCACGATCCGGTGCAACGAAATCGTCTTCCTCGGTGACGTGGACGAGGAGCTGACGCAGAGCGAGAAGATCGGCCAGACGCTGCCTTTCGTCGCGCGGCATGACGCGACGTATGGCGCACTCCAGATCGTCGAGACGAACGGAACGGCGACGACCTGATAATCGAGGAGGGGACACATGGCCAAGCGGCGCAGGGT
It includes:
- a CDS encoding phage tail tube protein — protein: MPYDIFAGWGEQAAYGTAVARAQFARVYDGSAVTHKHPGDPHTYLGRADPETIHYGLEYGEWTLEPVPVYDGIGKLFKHALGSVTDAGAGPYTHTHSLADSLPANGLSIELHKGLDPAGAESKLITGGKINEFAFEASVGEELKIRFGGIGQKATIVAKTASPTYPDYDNDIVKVSQISVQIDGATTNVTGISVSLNNNLRTDRGFLGSQYIAEPTRAGNREITGQVDKEWEDATLYNKFLSGATATLLITCTGSGSNKLTIRCNEIVFLGDVDEELTQSEKIGQTLPFVARHDATYGALQIVETNGTATT